TTGGTGATATAGGCGGTGCGGGTTTTCGTATCGACGCGCACATCATTGAGACTGTCTGTCGGCAATATGTCGTGATTAAAAAGATAAATCCGCAGCACCCTACCGGAGGCGGAGTCAAATTCCACAAGTTTGGGTGGCAGTTTCTTTTGATCAACAGAGGGGAGAGAGGAGTCGAACACCCAGAGGTGATTTTCATCATCAACCCATAAAGCCGGAACGGACACCCAGACGGGCCGATCACCCGGGTCAGCGTCAAACCTGTTCCACCCCGCATTCGGGAAGGGGATGAGGGCGCCGGTTTTGGCATCGACGCGTACGACACTGGCACTGTAACGCTTTATGGTCGCCGGGGCGGAGGCAAACACCGTCTCATTATGGCTGACACCCACGCCGATCATGTTAAAATCAGGTGGAAATTTTTTGACCACCTCAAGTTGCGTCGGCACGGCCTGCGCCGCGACGGAGAACCCCGCGAGAGTGAGGGTGAGGACGAACAGCTTTTTCATGCGTAGCCAGCTCCCTGTGTTGCGACATCAAGAGTGAAAATAGCGTCCTTCGCGCACATGAACAGGCAATTGCGCTGCGTTCCGCCGAAGGTCAAATTCGAAACGCTGCGTGGAAGTCTGAGACGCCCGATCAATTTGCCTGAGGGATCATAGACTAGCACGCCCTCGAAACCCAAGGGACCGGAAACGCCAACCCAGATATTGCCGCTAACATCCGCCTTGATGCCGTCAGGCATCAATTTGTGCTGCACGACATTTGTATGCGCAAAGACGCGCTTATTGCGCAGGGTTTTCCCCTCAACGTCGAAAGCATAGAGATTATAATGGCCACCTCCTGACCTGGACGTGTCGATTTCGCTTGAAGCGATATAAAGCACGCGCCCATCGGGGGAGAAGCACAGCCCGTTCGGGCCTGCAAACTCTGAAGCGGACAGGACAGCGGTAATGTCGAGCGTGTGCGGATCAACATGGAAGACATGCGCCTCCCGATGCGCGCGGCCCCCGATTTCCGTCATGCTCCCACCTGATCACACGTCGGAGGACCGTGCTCACAGGTCAGAAGGCGTCCCTCACGGTCAAAACTGTTCCCGTTGGGGTGATAACTTTCCTTTTGGAACACCGTGATATTATGTGCATCATGGGCATAACGATATTGCACGCCACCCACGACATCACTCAGCAGCAGAAAGCGCCTCTCCGTGCACCAAGCCGGTCCCTCCAGCCAGCGCGCAGGGGTGGTGTTGTGTGGCGCGCCAGGCGAGTTCCAGCCCGGCATTGCCGTAAAGAACGTCATTAAATGCAGGGTCAAGCATCAGAATATCAGGGTCAGGCGTGAAGGCGTAAGGTGCCCCCGCGCCCCAGAGCCGTGGCGGATTACTGATGACACTGGGCGGTGCGACCGGTATCCGCCGCGCGACGGCGCGGGCGGAATCCATCGTGGCCAACCCGGCCAGGCCGCCCAAAAGCGCCGTGCGACGGCTCAAACTCAACCGATTTTCAACCGACGCGGTTTCCTGACTCGTCGACTCGACTTGATCCAGCCGCGTTCGTTCAAACATCATATGCGTTCCTCTGACTTTTCAACGTCCCGGCGATACAACACATCCTTGACAGCCCCAAGATGAGGGCAATAGCAAAGATGCTGATCATGGCAATGGCACAAAGACCGGCCTTTGGCGTTTCATAAAATCGATCGGCGAGCGAACGGATATTCGGTGCAAAAAATCCGCCCAGATTACCGATGGAATTGATCAGAGCCACCATAGCCGCCGCGCGCTTTCCGGTGAAAATCGAAAGCGGCAAAATCCAGAACAAGGCGGACAGCACCATAATGCAAGAAGCAGCCAGGCTGAGCTCGACAATGCCCGTGACGACGCCATGGATCGGCTGACAGCACCAACCCGCCGGAAAATCCGTCAGGCACAGCACGATACCCGGGCGCAGGCCCAGTCGCCTCTGCATAAGCTGCGGCATCAACCAGACGGCAAAGGCGACAGCAAGCCACGGAATGGCTGAAACAAGCCCGACATAGACGCCCTGCCCCTCATGCAGGATGCGCGAGACTTGCTCTGGCAGGCAAAAAACGACGCCATAACTGCCAATCTGCATCAGCCCGTAAAAAACGACGAGGTAGATGATTAAAGGGCTGGTGAAGGCTTTCCACAACCCCTCATGGCGCGGCCCTTCGATTTCTCGGGCCTCCTCCGTCAGGATTTTGTCCAATCCGACGCGTTCCGATTCCGTCAGCCATGACACGACTTTTGGCCCATTCGGCAGGATAATGAAGGTTGCGATGCCCATCAGCACGGCCAGCAGCCCCTCGACAACAAACATCCATTGCCACCCGGCGAAACCCCAAAGACCGGAAAGAGGGTTACCGGCCACCATGGCCATGGGATAACCAATATAAAACAGGCCCAGCACTTTCGCCCGGGACCTCTGCGGAAACCAGAATGTCAGATACAGTATGACGCCGGGGAAAAACCCAGCCTCGGCTATACCCAGTAAAAGACGCATGACGCAAAAGGAGGTCGGGCCGACGACAAAGGCCATCCCGGCGGAAATCAGCCCCCACGTCACCATGATGCGCGTCATC
This DNA window, taken from Acetobacteraceae bacterium, encodes the following:
- a CDS encoding L-dopachrome tautomerase-related protein, which produces MKKLFVLTLTLAGFSVAAQAVPTQLEVVKKFPPDFNMIGVGVSHNETVFASAPATIKRYSASVVRVDAKTGALIPFPNAGWNRFDADPGDRPVWVSVPALWVDDENHLWVFDSSLPSVDQKKLPPKLVEFDSASGRVLRIYLFNHDILPTDSLNDVRVDTKTRTAYITNEWDRGGLVVLNLETGAYRLVLANTRSGVADERQHLHIYGKLARKKDGGLPVTQDDGIALSADCSWVYYRPLTDHHYYRIPAAALRDTSLTDKQLDAKVQYLGQSVMSGGIEMDSCGRI
- a CDS encoding SMP-30/gluconolactonase/LRE family protein, with protein sequence MTEIGGRAHREAHVFHVDPHTLDITAVLSASEFAGPNGLCFSPDGRVLYIASSEIDTSRSGGGHYNLYAFDVEGKTLRNKRVFAHTNVVQHKLMPDGIKADVSGNIWVGVSGPLGFEGVLVYDPSGKLIGRLRLPRSVSNLTFGGTQRNCLFMCAKDAIFTLDVATQGAGYA
- a CDS encoding MFS transporter → MSISVFPTLFFALGAGIFFVGYALFEIPSNLILYRVGAQRWMTRIMVTWGLISAGMAFVVGPTSFCVMRLLLGIAEAGFFPGVILYLTFWFPQRSRAKVLGLFYIGYPMAMVAGNPLSGLWGFAGWQWMFVVEGLLAVLMGIATFIILPNGPKVVSWLTESERVGLDKILTEEAREIEGPRHEGLWKAFTSPLIIYLVVFYGLMQIGSYGVVFCLPEQVSRILHEGQGVYVGLVSAIPWLAVAFAVWLMPQLMQRRLGLRPGIVLCLTDFPAGWCCQPIHGVVTGIVELSLAASCIMVLSALFWILPLSIFTGKRAAAMVALINSIGNLGGFFAPNIRSLADRFYETPKAGLCAIAMISIFAIALILGLSRMCCIAGTLKSQRNAYDV